The Salminus brasiliensis chromosome 3, fSalBra1.hap2, whole genome shotgun sequence genome contains a region encoding:
- the LOC140552285 gene encoding uncharacterized protein — protein sequence MESRTTSDTRHTSPGPLHPKTGKDKPHHCAECGRSFTLESALRTHQRVHTGEKLFCCSECGKSFSTQSILCRHQRIHTGVKPYRCPDCGKSFTQHSHLQRHLRSHTGEKPYHCSDCGKNFNQQSHLQIHQRIHTGEKPYQCSECGQSFSVHSTLQTHLRVHTGEKPYYCPECGKSFTRQTHLQHHLLGHTGVKLFQCSECGRGFNHRSNLQQHQRIHTGEKLYYCSVCGQSFNSQSHLQRHLRIHTGERPFQCSVCGQSFNQQSPLQQHQRIHTGEKPYHCSQCGKSFTRQSNLQHHQRIHTGEKPYHCTECGKNFRHSQNLKIHKCSKSRAPFQE from the coding sequence ATGGAGTCCAGAACAACCTCAGACACTCGGCATACGTCCCCTGGGCCTCTGCACCCGAAAACGGGCAAGGATAAGCCTCACCACTGCGCAGAGTGTGGGAGGAGTTTTACTCTGGAGAGTGCCCTCCGAACACACCAGCGCGTTCACACCGGGGAGAAGCTGTTTTGCTGCTCGGAGTGCGGGAAGAGCTTTTCCACACAGAGCATCCTCTGtcgacaccagcgcattcacaccggGGTGAAGCCGTATCGGTGCCCAGACTGCGGGAAGAGCTTCACCCAGCACAGTCATCTCCAGCGGCACCTGCGCAGCCACACCGGAGAGAAGCCGTACCACTGCTCCGACTGCGGGAAGAATTTTAACCAGCAGAGCCATCTGCAGAttcaccagcgcattcacacaggagagaagccctATCAGTGCTCAGAGTGCGGCCAGAGCTTTAGCGTACACAGTACTCTCCAAACGCACCTGCGCGTTCACAccggagagaaaccgtattacTGCCCGGAGTGCGGGAAGAGCTTCACTCGGCAGACCCATCTCCAGCACCACCTGCTGGGTCACACCGGCGTCAAACTGTTCCAGTGCTCCGAGTGTGGGAGGGGGTTCAACCATCGGAGTAATCTCCAGCagcaccagcgcattcacaccggGGAGAAGCTGTATTACTGCTCGGTGTGCGGACAGAGCTTCAACAGTCAGAGTCATCTCCAGAGACATCTGCGCATTCACACCGGAGAGAGGCCCTTTCAGTGCTCCGTCTGCGGACAGAGCTTTAACCAGCAGAGTCCTCTCCagcaacaccagcgcattcacaccggGGAGAAACCGTACCACTGCTCACAGTGCGGCAAGAGCTTCACCCGGCAGAGTAACCTCCAACaccaccagcgcattcacactggagaaaagCCATATCACTGCACCGAGTGCGGGAAGAACTTCCGGCATTCCCAAAATCTCAAGATACACAAGTGCTCCAAGTCCAGAGCGCCATTCCAGGAGTAG